One genomic window of Salvia miltiorrhiza cultivar Shanhuang (shh) chromosome 4, IMPLAD_Smil_shh, whole genome shotgun sequence includes the following:
- the LOC131021677 gene encoding uncharacterized protein LOC131021677 isoform X2 — protein MGPIRRFKDKKEAVEPEADPERDQRTVFAYQMPLKATERDVFEFFSQAGKVRDVKLIMDRNSRRSKGVGYIEFYDAMSVPMAIALSGHLFLGQPVMVKPSEAEKNLVQSNTSAGGSVAGPYGATDRKLYVGNLHFNMTEFQLKQIFEAFGPVELVQLPTDPETGHCKGFGFVQFAQLEHAKAAQSLNGKLEIAGRTIKVSSVTDHVGAQDSGTKTADFDDDDGGGLALNAQSRAMLMAKLDRSGIASSVVGTLGVPALNGAVPSQQTITMPINPTSVLPNAALPAQVVSMAPEPIGTPSECLLLKNMFDPATESDPEFDLDIRDDVQEECSKYGRVKHAYVDKNSAGYVYLRFESVEAASRAQQAMHKRWFARRLISAIFLQPYEYDAKFKGSA, from the exons ATGGGTCCAATAAG AAGATTCAAGGACAAAAAAGAAGCTGTGGAGCCTGAAGCGGATCCAGAAAGGGACCAGAGAACTGTTTTTGCATATCAG ATGCCACTGAAGGCGACTGAGAGGGATGTGTTTGAGTTCTTTTCACAAGCTGGAAAG GTTAGGGATGTTAAATTGATTATGGACCGGAACTCGAGGAGATCAAAAGGTGTCGG GTACATTGAATTCTATGATGCTATGTCTGTACCAATGGCTATAGCTTTATCTGGGCACCTTTTTCTTGGACAACCTGTAATGGTGAAACCTTCAGAGGCTGAAAAGAATCTTGTCCAATCAAACACTTCTGCTGGTGGGTCAGTTGCCGGACCATATGGTGCAACAGACAGGAAACTTTATGTAGGAAATTTACATTTCAACAtgacagagtttcagcttaagCAG ATTTTTGAAGCATTTGGGCCTGTTGAACTTGTTCAACTTCCAACAGATCCTGAGACGGGACATTGCAAAGGTTTCGGGTTTGTTCAA TTTGCGCAACTTGAACATGCAAAGGCAGCACAAAGTTTGAATGGGAAACTAGAGATTGCTGGTCGGACCATTAAG GTGTCCTCAGTTACCGATCATGTTGGAGCACAAGATTCTGGAACAAAAACTGCAgattttgatgatgatgatggagGTGGTTTG GCTCTGAATGCTCAATCCAGAGCAATGCTCATGGCAAAGCTTGACCGCAGTGGTATAGCTTCAAG TGTTGTGGGGACCCTTGGAGTGCCTGCCTTGAATGGAGCAGTTCCTTCACAGCAAACTATCACCATGCCCATCAATCCAACATCAGTCCTTCCAAATGCAGCCCTTCCTGCTCAGGTTGTTTCCATGGCTCCAGAACCTATCGGAACACCCAGTGAATGTTTGTTGTTGAAGAATATGTTCGACCCAGCCACTGAG TCTGATCCTGAGTTTGATCTGGACATTAGAGATGACGTGCAAGAAGAATGTTCCAAGTATGGTCGTGTGAAGCATGCATATGTTGACAA GAACAGCGCTGGTTATGTTTATTTGAGGTTTGAAAGTGTGGAAGCAGCATCTCGTGCTCAACAGGCAATGCACAAGAGATGGTTTGCTCGCAGATTGATTTCGGCCATATTCTTG CAACCTTATGAATACGATGCCAAATTCAAAGGTAGTGCCTGA
- the LOC131021678 gene encoding LOW QUALITY PROTEIN: pentatricopeptide repeat-containing protein At4g19191, mitochondrial-like (The sequence of the model RefSeq protein was modified relative to this genomic sequence to represent the inferred CDS: deleted 2 bases in 1 codon) — translation MLNRFSVASWNSCIRQSVYSGDFRKAILLFTQMKNQSHLYPDNLTFPFVAKACAKLSDLKLSRMIHAHIVKTPYCWDVYVHTALVDMYVKCGRLGCAQQMAGSVKCPCVVASWNALVVGFARAGVFDRVSLLFNRMRAARVVPDAVTLMGLTHLLSGMKDSMLLGGVHCFGMKCGLEKDVLVANTLIAGYAKCRDLCSAEKVFLGIALDCLSVVSWNAMIAGFAYFEEWLKAIKVYIRMLRDGFRPDASTILNLLSSMAQQSDSLLCGRLVHAHGVKIGCDADITVLNTLVCMYSKCGAIDSARYIFDCMNVRSCVTWTVMIGAYADKGDLDEVLSLFHEMEAAGEKPDSVTVFHLIAACGKVGGLEVGRWIDGYTTAKGLKKDLMVCNALIDMYAKCGSMAHAHNVFLAMDETNVVSWTALISGFALNGRSREALDHFDRMLESGVRPNHVTFLAVLQACTHAGLLEKGWELFNMMTNEYHWNPGLDHYACVADLFGRRGKLKEALDFIQEMPFTPDAGIWGALLSACKIHHNLDIGEHAARHLFRLEPQAAAPYVEMANIYALANEWSGVAAMRVEMKSKQVAKTPGQSIVHIDGKCYSFTVEDRFHPNRCKIFETLDNLVLQLRDDMDISPCEEFQS, via the exons ATGCTCAACCGATTTTCAGTTGCCTCATGGAATTCCTGCATAAGGCAATCAGTTTACAGTGGCGATTTTCGGAAGGCGATTCTTCTCTTCACCCAAATGAAAAATCAATCTCATTTATATCCCGACAATCTAACCTTTCCTTTCGTTGCAAAAGCATGCGCAAAACTATCAGACCTCAAACTGTCAAGGATGATCCATGCCCACATTGTTAAAACGCCCTACTGTTGGGATGTATATGTGCATACTGCACTAGTTGACATGTACGTCAAATGTGGTCGTTTGGGTTGCGCGCAGCAAAT GGCCGGCTCTGTGAAATGCCCGTGTGTG GTAGCTTCTTGGAATGCGTTGGTTGTGGGTTTCGCTCGAGCGGGTGTGTTTGATAGAGTTTCTTTGCTGTTCAATAGAATGAGGGCTGCCCGCGTTGTGCCGGATGCGGTTACTCTGATGGGCTTGACTCATTTGCTGTCTGGAATGAAGGATTCAATGTTGTTGGGCGGTGTTCATTGCTTTGGGATGAAATGTGGGCTTGAAAAGGACGTCTTGGTTGCCAACACTTTGATAGCTGGCTACGCGAAATGCCGCGACTTGTGCTCAGCTGAGAAGGTGTTTCTTGGCATTGCTTTGGATTGTTTGAGTGTAGTTTCGTGGAATGCTATGATCGCTGGTTTTGCTTATTTTGAAGAGTGGTTGAAGGCTATTAAGGTTTACATCCGGATGCTTCGTGATGGATTTCGGCCTGATGCAAGCACGATTCTTAATTTGCTATCATCGATGGCTCAGCAGTCGGATTCTTTACTGTGTGGGAGGCTTGTTCATGCTCATGGAGTTAAAATCGGGTGTGATGCGGATATCACCGTGCTTAACACCCTTGTTTGTATGTATTCAAAGTGCGGTGCCATTGATTCCGCGAGGTATATATTCGACTGCATGAATGTGAGGTCCTGCGTTACATGGACAGTGATGATTGGCGCGTATGCAGATAAGGGTGATTTGGATGAGGTGTTATCCCTGTTCCATGAGATGGAGGCTGCTGGCGAGAAGCCTGATTCTGTCACGGTTTTCCATCTCATAGCAGCGTGTGGTAAAGTCGGAGGGCTTGAGGTTGGGAGATGGATTGATGGTTACACCACTGCAAAGGGGCTAAAGAAGGATTTGATGGTGTGCAATGCATTGATAGACATGTATGCGAAATGTGGAAGCATGGCACACGCTCATAACGTGTTTCTTGCCATGGATGAGACAAATGTAGTCTCTTGGACGGCTCTCATCTCTGGATTCGCGCTTAATGGCAGATCTCGAGAGGCGTTAGATCATTTTGATCGAATGTTGGAGTCAGGTGTGAGACCAAATCATGTGACTTTCCTTGCCGTTCTTCAAGCCTGCACTCATGCTGGTTTGTTGGAGAAAGGATGGGAGCTCTTTAACATGATGACTAACGAGTACCACTGGAATCCTGGATTGGATCATTATGCTTGCGTGGCCGACCTCTTTGGGCGTAGAGGAAAGCTGAAAGAAGCGTTGGATTTCATCCAAGAGATGCCTTTCACACCAGATGCGGGGATTTGGGGTGCTCTGCTTAGTGCTTGCAAGATTCATCACAACTTAGATATTGGTGAGCACGCAGCGCGTCATCTGTTTCGACTGGAGCCACAGGCTGCAGCGCCTTATGTGGAAATGGCTAATATATATGCATTGGCTAACGAGTGGAGTGGGGTGGCTGCTATGCGCGTGGAGATGAAGTCCAAACAAGTAGCCAAAACCCCTGGCCAAAGTATTGTACATATTGATGGGAAATGTTATTCATTTACAGTTGAGGATCGGTTCCATCCTAATAGGTGTAAGATATTTGAGACGTTGGATAACTTAGTTTTGCAGTTGAGAGATGATATGGATATTTCTCCTTGCGAGGAATTTCAATCATGA
- the LOC131021677 gene encoding uncharacterized protein LOC131021677 isoform X1 yields MDFDEYDYLEKAVEETNGPTKKETPDTEKERERSEKGYRRRERSEDDEFDEEEKERRSSSKKSRNDENGRDREKDKDRDRDRDRDRDRERDKDRDRDRERSSRHRSGERDSERERRSSREKDKERERERDREKERKDKDREKERKERDREKEKERERRERDKEKEKEREREKERERERRSRSRSRLERERERELLRDKEREESRRFKDKKEAVEPEADPERDQRTVFAYQMPLKATERDVFEFFSQAGKVRDVKLIMDRNSRRSKGVGYIEFYDAMSVPMAIALSGHLFLGQPVMVKPSEAEKNLVQSNTSAGGSVAGPYGATDRKLYVGNLHFNMTEFQLKQIFEAFGPVELVQLPTDPETGHCKGFGFVQFAQLEHAKAAQSLNGKLEIAGRTIKVSSVTDHVGAQDSGTKTADFDDDDGGGLALNAQSRAMLMAKLDRSGIASSVVGTLGVPALNGAVPSQQTITMPINPTSVLPNAALPAQVVSMAPEPIGTPSECLLLKNMFDPATESDPEFDLDIRDDVQEECSKYGRVKHAYVDKNSAGYVYLRFESVEAASRAQQAMHKRWFARRLISAIFLQPYEYDAKFKGSA; encoded by the exons ATGGATTTCGACGAGTACGACTACCTGGAGAAAGCGGTCGAAGAAACTAACGGCCCAACGAAGAAGGAGACTCCAGATacagagaaggagagagagaggagcgaGAAGGGGTAcaggaggagagagaggagtgaagatgatgaatttgatgaagaggAGAAGGAGAGGAGAAGCAGCAGCAAGAAATCGAGGAATGATGAGAACGGCCGTGACAGAGAGAAGGATAAGGATAGGGACAGGGACAGGGATAGGGATAGGGATCGAGAAAGGGATAAGGATAGAGACAGAGATAGAGAAAGGAGCTCGAGGCATCGGAGTGGAGAGCGGgattcagagagagagaggcggagcTCGAGGGAGAAGGATAaagagagggaaagagagagggatAGAGAGAAGGAGAGGAAAGATAAGGATAGAGAGAAGGAGAGGAAAGAGAGGGACAGAGAGAaggaaaaggagagagagaggcgagagagggataaggagaaggagaaggagagggaaagagagaaggaaagggagagggagaggaggAGCCGCAGCAGGAGTCGATTGGAACGTGAAAGAGAGAGGGAACTGTTGAGGGATAAGGAGCGTGAGGAGAGCAG AAGATTCAAGGACAAAAAAGAAGCTGTGGAGCCTGAAGCGGATCCAGAAAGGGACCAGAGAACTGTTTTTGCATATCAG ATGCCACTGAAGGCGACTGAGAGGGATGTGTTTGAGTTCTTTTCACAAGCTGGAAAG GTTAGGGATGTTAAATTGATTATGGACCGGAACTCGAGGAGATCAAAAGGTGTCGG GTACATTGAATTCTATGATGCTATGTCTGTACCAATGGCTATAGCTTTATCTGGGCACCTTTTTCTTGGACAACCTGTAATGGTGAAACCTTCAGAGGCTGAAAAGAATCTTGTCCAATCAAACACTTCTGCTGGTGGGTCAGTTGCCGGACCATATGGTGCAACAGACAGGAAACTTTATGTAGGAAATTTACATTTCAACAtgacagagtttcagcttaagCAG ATTTTTGAAGCATTTGGGCCTGTTGAACTTGTTCAACTTCCAACAGATCCTGAGACGGGACATTGCAAAGGTTTCGGGTTTGTTCAA TTTGCGCAACTTGAACATGCAAAGGCAGCACAAAGTTTGAATGGGAAACTAGAGATTGCTGGTCGGACCATTAAG GTGTCCTCAGTTACCGATCATGTTGGAGCACAAGATTCTGGAACAAAAACTGCAgattttgatgatgatgatggagGTGGTTTG GCTCTGAATGCTCAATCCAGAGCAATGCTCATGGCAAAGCTTGACCGCAGTGGTATAGCTTCAAG TGTTGTGGGGACCCTTGGAGTGCCTGCCTTGAATGGAGCAGTTCCTTCACAGCAAACTATCACCATGCCCATCAATCCAACATCAGTCCTTCCAAATGCAGCCCTTCCTGCTCAGGTTGTTTCCATGGCTCCAGAACCTATCGGAACACCCAGTGAATGTTTGTTGTTGAAGAATATGTTCGACCCAGCCACTGAG TCTGATCCTGAGTTTGATCTGGACATTAGAGATGACGTGCAAGAAGAATGTTCCAAGTATGGTCGTGTGAAGCATGCATATGTTGACAA GAACAGCGCTGGTTATGTTTATTTGAGGTTTGAAAGTGTGGAAGCAGCATCTCGTGCTCAACAGGCAATGCACAAGAGATGGTTTGCTCGCAGATTGATTTCGGCCATATTCTTG CAACCTTATGAATACGATGCCAAATTCAAAGGTAGTGCCTGA